The genomic DNA GAGCAGCTTATGGACATGCTGACTGATCCGGCTCGCCACAGAGCCGACGTGCTTGCCACGCTTCCTTCCGAGGCAGCTCGTCAGGTCGGGATGATAATGAGCAACTTTGACAAGCTGGCGGTGGCCATCAATACGGGAACGAACATTCCCAGTGTTGCGACTCCGAACGGACAGGCCGCGTTTTTGTTCCTGTTGACGTCGACTTTGGCGCCGGTCATCAGACTGTCATATGGCCGAATGGTCGTTCTGGCATTGCCGTACACAGTTACGATGTCGGTGACGGGTTTGATTGCCACTTGGTATCTGGACGATATCGTCCGCCTTGTTTGCGGATAGAGGCTGCGGTTTATGGGATTTGAGCCAGCTTGCTGGCTACTGGAGATAAATCATGAGTGATTTTTCTTACGATAACCTGGGTATTTGTTACTGGAATGGTTCCATGGGACCTTTGAATATCGGTGTCGTTGGCGCGGGGCCGGGATTCAAGGTCCTTCTGGACATCATCTATGGAGAGGCCTTTCGGGAATTCCTGCCGGAAATGAAGTTGATTGCCTTGAGTCAGGTTGAGGACGAGGGTGATTTTAAAGGAGCTGTTTCGGTTCCGATATACTCCTCGTTCGAGGCGATGTTCGCACATCACCCGGAAATTAATCTGGTTGTCGAGATGACCGGAAGTCTTCAGACGCTGATGCAGATCAGGCGGTCTCTGGATGCCACTGTCTCCCTCATGGACCATCGGGAGGTCGTCTTTTTCTGCGGCCTTCACGATATGGCTCTGGTCAAGGGAAATTACATGAATCATCTGGTTCATCAGCGGACACTGATTCAGTCCATCATTGATGAGATCAGGGAGGATATCTTCCTGCTCGACAAACGAGGTGTGCTTGTTGATTTGAACCGGACCGTATGGCAGCGGGCGGGTGTTTCCAGAAAGGAATTCATAGGAAAGCCCTGCTGGCATGCCGCACGTTTGAGGGATGGGTCGGTTTTCTGCAACAGGCTCGATCCTGCCTGTCCGTTCTTCAAGACGTTGCAGAGCGGCGCAAAGGAAGAGACGCTCGTTACCCGTGTGAACGGTGACGGTCTGTTGCAGTATTATCGGTTGTATTCCTATCCCATTTTCGACATACGCGGAAACATGTCGCATGTGATGGTCATGCACCGGGACATTACGGCCCGGACCCATCGTGAGAAGTTTCAGCAGAAGCGCGACAAGTTCGCTGTCATCGGCGAAATGTCGACGTATCTGGCTCATGAAATCCGAAATCCGTTGCTGGCAGTCGGAGGGTTTGCCAATTCTCTCATGAAATCCTCGGATTTGAAGGAAAGGGACAGGGAGAAAGTGCAGATTATCGTTGAGGAAACCAAACGTCTGGACCGGATGCTTTCCAATATGCTTCGTTTTGCCCGTCCGTCACGGACAGCGCAGGGCGCGGTTGATATCTGTGCCATTTGCAGGGATGTGGCCGAGTTGATGGCTATCGGATACGGGAAACGGGGGTACTACATAAAGGTCAACGTTTCCACGGTTCTTCCCATGGTCATGGGCGAAGCGGATGCATTGAAGCAGTGTGTGGTGAATCTGGTCAAGAATGCCATAGAGGCCATGCCTGAAGGTGGCGAAATCAAGCTTGATCTTGCTCTTTCCAAGAGCGGAGACGTGACGGTGAAGGTCATTGATACCGGAGTCGGCATGAATGAGCATGAGCAGGACAAGGCTTTCAATCCGTTCTTTTCGACAAAGGAAGACGGGAGTGGGCTTGGCTTGGCAATGATAAAGAAGATTGTTGAGGAATATG from uncultured Pseudodesulfovibrio sp. includes the following:
- a CDS encoding ATP-binding protein, with product MSDFSYDNLGICYWNGSMGPLNIGVVGAGPGFKVLLDIIYGEAFREFLPEMKLIALSQVEDEGDFKGAVSVPIYSSFEAMFAHHPEINLVVEMTGSLQTLMQIRRSLDATVSLMDHREVVFFCGLHDMALVKGNYMNHLVHQRTLIQSIIDEIREDIFLLDKRGVLVDLNRTVWQRAGVSRKEFIGKPCWHAARLRDGSVFCNRLDPACPFFKTLQSGAKEETLVTRVNGDGLLQYYRLYSYPIFDIRGNMSHVMVMHRDITARTHREKFQQKRDKFAVIGEMSTYLAHEIRNPLLAVGGFANSLMKSSDLKERDREKVQIIVEETKRLDRMLSNMLRFARPSRTAQGAVDICAICRDVAELMAIGYGKRGYYIKVNVSTVLPMVMGEADALKQCVVNLVKNAIEAMPEGGEIKLDLALSKSGDVTVKVIDTGVGMNEHEQDKAFNPFFSTKEDGSGLGLAMIKKIVEEYGGTVVLTSKVGEGTTVVLRLPPALDVEGNKNTDDSVQ